The Candidatus Binatia bacterium genome includes a window with the following:
- the bfr gene encoding bacterioferritin encodes MKGNGKVIDALNDFVATELTGHNQYLVHARMCAYWGYARLAEQRAAHAADELEHTHELIARILFLQGKPDVQRAPKVKVGQTVAAQFAADNVLVAGAISRLNKAMALTVKVGDNGSRELLERLLRSEEHLLHWLEAQRTLIEQAGEQNYLAEQIRK; translated from the coding sequence ATGAAGGGAAACGGCAAAGTTATCGACGCGCTCAACGACTTCGTCGCCACGGAGCTCACCGGTCATAACCAGTACCTCGTGCACGCGCGCATGTGCGCGTACTGGGGCTATGCGCGTCTTGCCGAGCAGCGCGCCGCTCACGCCGCGGACGAACTCGAACACACCCACGAATTGATCGCGCGCATCCTGTTCCTGCAGGGCAAGCCCGACGTGCAGCGAGCCCCGAAGGTGAAGGTCGGGCAGACGGTGGCGGCGCAGTTTGCGGCCGACAACGTGCTGGTCGCCGGCGCGATATCGCGGCTCAACAAGGCGATGGCGCTCACGGTGAAGGTCGGCGACAACGGCTCCCGGGAACTCCTCGAACGCCTGCTCCGTTCGGAGGAACATCTGCTCCACTGGCTCGAGGCGCAGCGCACACTGATCGAGCA